The sequence ATAAACATCTGCTGGGTGAATATGTCGAATTGCCGTTAACAGGTCGTAAAATCCCGGTGATTGCCGATGAGTATGTGGATCCTGAATTCGGTACCGGTTGCGTCAAAATTACCCCTGCGCATGATTTTAATGATTATGAAGTCTGGACGCGGCATAGAAACACCTCGGCTATTCAGGCATTACCGCATGGCGGCTTGATCAATATTTTTACAGCCGATGCGTGTATCAGAAATAACAAGGGCGATGAAGATTTTTTAATCCCTCACAAATACATGGGGATGGATCGTTTTGAGGCGAGAAGGGAAATCGTCTCCGATCTGGAAGCACAGGGTTTGCTGGAAAAAATTGTTGACCATAAATTAATGGTTCCGCGTGGCGATCGAACCAGTGCCGTGATTGAACCGTTTTTAACTGATCAGTGGTATGTCAAAGTGGCGCCTCTTGCCAAGCCGGCTATCGAAGCGGTAGAAAACGGCGATATCAAGTTTGTGCCGGATAACTGGAAAAACACTTATTTTGACTGGATGCGCAATATTCAGGATTGGTGTATTTCAAGGCAGATCTGGTGGGGACACCGCATTCCCGCCTGGTACGATGATAAAGGCAATATTTATGTGGGCCGTTCAGAGCGAGCCATACGCGAACAACATAAGCTGCCGGATGATTATTCTTTAAAGCAGGACGAGGATGTGCTGGATACCTGGTTCTCATCAGCATTGTGGCCATTTTCAACATTAGGCTGGCCGGAACAAACACCGGAATTGGGCAAACATTATCCGACCAGCGTTTTGGTAACCGGTTTCGATATCATCTTTTTCTGGGTGGCCCGGATGATTATGATGGGCCTTAAATTTCAGGGGCAGGTGCCTTTCAGGGAAGTGTATATACATGGCCTGGTGCGGGATGCGGAAGGGCAGAAAATGTCCAAATCCAAAGGCAATGTGCTGGACCCTATCGATCTGATCGACGGTATCGATCTGGAAGCGCTGGTTGAAAAGCGTATTTCCGGAATGATGCAGCCGCATTTGGCCAAGAAAATAGAAACGGTTACCCGTAAACAATTTCCAGACGGTATTCCGTCTTATGGGACCGATGCCTTGCGTTTCACGTTTGCTTCTCTGGCCTCAACCGGGCGCGATATCCGCTTTGATTTGGCGCGTACCGAAGGATATCGCAATTTCTGTAACAAACTCTGGAATGCCGCCCGTTATGTGTTGATGAATACGGAAGAACAGGATAATGGCTTATCCGGTCTTCCTTGTGAATACACTCAAGTCGATCGCTGGATAATGTCCCGTTTACAGCAGCAAATTGCTGTTACACGGCAGGCGATCGATAATTACCGCTTCGATTTGGCCGCGCAGGCACTTTACGATTTTACCTGGAACGAATATTGTGACTGGTATCTGGAATTGGCCAAGATCTCGCTGCAGTCTGAAAATGAAGCCGTTCAACGCGGAACAAGGCAGACTTTGGTGTCGGTTCTGGAGACCGTTTTACGGTTGGCTCATCCCATCATGCCTTTTATTACTGAGGAAATATGGCAGCGCGTTGCGCCGTTAGCGGGGATTAATGGTCCTACCATCATGCGTCAATCCTATCCTGAGACCGATGCATCCCTTATTGATACGGCAGCCATTGCTGAAATTGAATGGGTGATGGCATTTATTCTCGGCGTACGCAGAATCCGCGGCGAAATGAATATCGCACCAGGAAAGCCGTTGCCGGTTTTGATTCAAAACGGCACGGCTACCGATCAGGCGATGCTGGAAAACAGTCAGGCTTATTTGAAAAAATTAGGCAGACTTGAGGCTATCACCTGGCTCGGTTTAGATGAAATTGCTCCCGAATCGGCAATTGCACTGGTGGGCGAGATGAAGATTTTAATTCCGATGGCGGGCCTGATCGATAAACAGGCGGAACTGACCCGGCTGGATAAGGAGATTCAGCGCATCAGTAAAGAGTTGCCCCGCATTGAAGGCAAGTTGAACAATCCCAGCTTTGTGGATAAGGCTCCGGCTGACGTCATCGTCAAAGAAAAAAACAAGCTGTCCGATTTACAGTCTACACTTAGAAGTCTCGAAGAGCAGGTGCTAAAAATAAAGGCCCTTTAAAGATGGCTTACAGGTAAAACCGGAGTATCTAGTGACAAACTGGTGTGTGAGCGTACCGTCTCCATGCCTTTTTGTCATGAACCTTCAACGAAGGCTGCCGTTGGCCTTGATGTTAAATGAACAAAGCGAGTTATGGTGACCAATAATCCTGACCAACAGCTGGGTGGTCTTTCGAGATGTTTGATTCAGGCCGGCTTGGTTTCTGAGGCGGAAATGTTGGCTCATATACAGGCAGCCAAAAAAGCAAAAATCTCGTTAATTAACTACCTGGTTTCCAATAAGGTTGTAAGCAGCAAAGCTATCTCAGAGCGTGCTTCAGTTGAATTCGGCTTGCCGCAATTCGATCTTAGCGCTATTGATGTCAAAAGTTTGCCGGTAGCCTTGGTTACCGAAAAGCTGATCAGGAAGCATCATGCGCTGCCTTTGCTTAAGCGGGGAAACCGGCTGTTTCTGGCCATATCTGACGCCAGCAATTTTCAGGCTCAAGATGAAATAAAATTCCATACCCGGCTGAATATTGACACCATTCTGGTTGAAGAAGACAAGCTGGGCAAGGCGATAGATTCAGCATTGGAAGCTGCCGAAACGATGATGACGGATCTGCTGGATTCGGATTTGGATAATCTGGAGATAACCGGTGGTGATCAGGATAATTTAAAGGATGATTCCGGACCGGAAGTGGATGATGGTCCGATTGTTCGTTTTGTGAATAAAATTCTGCTGGATGCGATTAAAAAAGGCGTTTCGGATATCCATCTTGAACCGTATGAAAAATCTTTTCGTATCCGGTACCGCGGCGATGGCATGTTGTATGAAGTAGCCAGCCCCCCTTCAAATATTTCCAATCGTATTATTTCCAGATTAAAGGTAATGGCCAGAATGGACATTGCCGAGCGGCGTATTCCTCAGGATGGTCGTATTAAGATGGCGTTATCCAAAACGCGCGCCATTGATTTCCGGGTCAATACCTGCCCAACGTTGTTTGGTGAAAAGGTGGTATTGCGGATTCTGGATCCAACCAGCGCCCAGCTCGGTATAGAAAAATTGGGTTTCGAGCCCATACAACAACAACGATTTTTGGAAGCCATTCACAGACCATACGGAATGGTGCTGGTTACAGGACCTACCGGAAGCGGTAAAACCGTTACGCTTTATACCGGCTTGAATATTTTGAACAGTGTCGAACGGAATATTTCGACAGCAGAGGATCCGGTTGAAATCACGGTTCCGGGCATTAATCAGGTGAATGTTAATCCTAAAGCGGGATTAACCTTTGCTACAGCGTTAAGAGCTTTTTTGCGGCAAGATCCCGATATCATTATGGTGGGCGAAATTCGAGACCTGGAAACAGCGGAAATTGCTGTTAAAGCCGCTCAAACAGGGCATTTGGTGTTATCCACACTGCATACGAACGATGCGCCGCAAACCCTGAACCGCCTCGTTCAAATGGGGATACCCCCGTTTAATATTGTCTCGGCGGTAAACTTGATTATGGCGCAACGTTTGGCCCGGCGCTTGTGTGAAAACTGCAAGGCCCGCGTTAATCTTCCCGAAGTGGCGCTTTTATCGGCCGGCTTTTTGGAAGATGAAGTTAAAGACCTCAAATTGTATGGACCTGTCGGCTGTGAGCTTTGCACCGCAGGCTATAAAGGCCGGGTGGGTATCTATCAGGTGATGCCAATCAGTGAAGGTATGCGTAAATTAATTTTAGAAGGCGGCAACACGCTGGAACTGGCGATTCAGGCTAAAGCGGAAGGCTTTAACGATTTGCGCAGGTCCGGTTTGGAAAAAGTCAAGCAAGGCGTTACCAGTCTTGAAGAAGTCGATCGAGTGACGAAGGAATAACGATGGCAGAAGCTAAAGCGACAGAACAAGTTGATTTTATTTGGGATGGTAAAGACAAAAATGGCATGCGGACCAAAGGCGAAATTGCTGCCAAATCCGAAACCGTTGCTCGTTCAGATCTGCGCCAAATGGGTATCCGTGTCATTAGTATCAAGAAAAAGCCCAAGCCTCTATTCGGTGTAAAAGTCCAAAAGATCACGCCCGGTGACATCGCCATTTTCAGTCGTCAGTTGGCAACCATGCTAGAGGCCGGTGTGCCTTTGGTTCAGTCATTTGACATTATTGGCAAGGGTCATGAAAACGCCAGCATGCAGCACTTGTTATTGAGCATTAAAGCGGATATTGAGGGCGGCAGCACGCTGGCAGAGGCGTTAAAGAAAAATCCTGTTTATTTTGATGAATTATTCTGTAATCTTGTTGAGGCGGGGGAACATGCCGGTGTTCTGGAAACCTTGCTGGATAAAATAGCCACCTATAAAGAAAAAACAGAATCGCTCAAGAAAAAAATCAAGAAAGCGCTGACTTACCCTATTGCGGTGCTGGTGGTTGCGTTTGTTGTAACCGCTATTCTATTGATTTTTGTTGTTCCGGTGTTTGAAGAACTATTTCAAGGATTCGGGGCTGATTTACCGGCTTTCACAAGAATGGTTATCGATCTGTCTGAATGGATGCAGGCTTGGTGGTGGGTTATCGTCGCTGCGGTATTCGGTTGTGTTTATACCTTTGGCTACTTTAAAAAGCGTTCCCGGAAATTTAATCACGCTTTGGATAGGACTTTGCTGAAAATTCCAGTGGTCGGTTTGATCCTGAACAAATCAGCCGTTGCTCGTTTTGCCAGAACCTTATCGACCATGTCGGCGGCAGGGGTGCCCTTGGTAGAGGCCCTGGAATCGGTGGCGGGCTCTTGCGGTAACATCATCTATGCCGATGCCGTACTCAAAATGCGTGAAGAAGTATCGACCGGTCAACGGCTTCAGTATGCAATGCAGCAAACCGCGCTGTTTCCTCATATGGTTGTGCAAATGGTGGCAATCGGAGAGGAGTCCGGATCTATCGATACGATGCTGACAAAAGTGGCGGATTTTTTTGAAGAGGAAGTGGATAACCTGGTCGATAATTTAAGCAGTTTGATGGAGCCAATTATCATGTCGGTATTAGGCGTTTTAGTGGGCGGTTTAATAGTGGCGATGTATTTGCCTATTTTCAAAATGGGCGCCGCGGTCGGTTAAGCGTTCTACCCTGGATGACATCATGATGCCGTTTGTCGATACTATTGCAATCAATTCCACGCATTTAATCGCAGTAGTGGCATTGGTTGGTTTGCTGGTAGGCAGCTTTTTAAACGTGGTCATCTACCGCCTGCCCATTATGATGAAGAGGGATTGGCGAAATGAATGTGCCGAATTTCTGAGCCTGCCCGCTGAACGATCAGAAGAGAATGCTGATTTCAATCTTGTTTTCCCTTTATCCCGCTGTCCTCACTGCAGTACGCCCATCAAGCCCTATCAGAATATTCCGGTGATCAGTTATCTGGTAATGAAAGGTCGCTGCGCGCATTGCCATGAGCCAATTTCTCTACGTTATCCCTTGGTTGAAGCGTTGACCGGCTTATGTTCAGCGTTGATTGCCTGGCGTTTCGGTTATTCGCCGGAAATGGGTGCCGCCTTATTCATGACCTGGGCTTTGATCGCGCTCAGTGCCATTGATCTGGATCATCAACTGTTGCCGGACTCGATTACGTTACCTTTGTTATGGTCCGGTTTGTTTTTAAGCCTGTTTCATGTCTTTGCCGATAGCCAGTCCAGTATCATTGGGGCGATTGCCGGTTACCTGTGCCTCTGGTTTGTTTATCATGGCTTTAAGCTGCTAACCGGCAAAGAGGGTATGGGCTTCGGGGATTTTAAATTACTGGCCGCATTCGGTGCCTGGCTGGGTTGGCAGTATTTGACCATGATCATTCTTCTCTCGTCGGTTACCGGAGCGCTAATCGGAATGGCCATGATCATTTTTGTCAGGCACGACAAGAACATTCCCATTCCGTTCGGTCCTTATCTGGCGATCGCAGGTTGGATAGCCTTACTCTGGGGCGATAAGATCAATCTGTTTTACCTCAACGCTACCGGATTGTAACTGAATGCTGAGAATCGGTTTAACGGGTGGAATTGGTTCAGGCAAGACGACGGTCGCCTCACTCTTTGCAGAACAAGGCATTCCCATCATTGATGCGGATGAACTGGCCAAAGCGCTCGTCGAGCCGGGTCAGCCTGCATTGGCTAAGATTTCGCAAGCTTTTGGCGAAGCCATGATTGATGCTAAAGGGAGTCTGGACCGGGAAGCCTTGAGAAATCTTGTCTTTGCAGATGATGAGCAAAAGAAAAAACTGGAAGCCATTCTCCATCCTTTGGTGCGTGACCGCATAGTATCGACGGTAGAAGAGCTGACAGGGCCTTATTGTATTATTTGTGTGCCGTTGTTGTTTGAATCGGGCATGAATGATTTGGTCGATAGGGTCCTGGTGGTAGATTGTCCGGTAAGTTTGCAAATAGAGCGGGTGAAACAACGTAATCAACTGAGTGAGCCGGTTATCCTTGCAATTATTGCCGCTCAGCTTTCCCGTGAATCACGCAATGTCAGGGCAGATGAACTCATTGATAATACCTGCGACAATTCTCAACTTGCAGAACAAGTCAAAAAACTGCACAATTTATATCTTTCGCTAAGCCTGAAGCAGGATAACGTTGTCAGTGAATACCGATATAGTGTATGAGTTTCCTCTCAATGAACGGATTCGAATTTTCATCCGGCTTGAATTACTGTTTAATCAGCTCAGTCACTTTCTTGAGGGTAATACCGAATTTGATAGACGAGCAGCCATCGATTCAATGCTTGATATTCTTACTATTTTTAGCCGTAATGACCTTAAGTCGGAAATTCTTAAAGAATTAGACCGTCACGGCAAAGTGCTGAACCAACTGGCTAACACCGAGGGTGTAGACACTGAAAAACTGATTGATATTCTGGCTGAATTAAATCAGATCAGTAAAAGTCTTTATGCCGACAACGGCAAGATTGGCATTAAAGTGATGGAAAGCGATTTATTTCAAAGTATTTCGCAGCGCAGTTCGATACCAGGCGGTACCTGCTCCTTTGATTTGCCCGCGTTTCATTATTGGCTGGAGCAGGATGAAGAAGTCCAGTCCATGGCCCTGGATCAGTGGACAAAACCCTTTGCCGATATCCGCAAGGCGATCGATTTAATAATGGGCTTTATTCGCCAGAGCACACGGCCTGTGGCAAAAATGGCCTCCGCAGGCTTTTTTCAGTTGCCGTTGGACAAGAGTCTGCCCTTACAATTATTGCGTATCAATGTAGCGCGTGATATTCCTTGTTTTGCGGAGATCAGTGGCGGAAAACACCGCTTTACGATTCGATTTATGGTGCCGTCTATTGATGGATCCAGGCCAACTCAAACGCCCGATAACATCCCTTTTCTGTTAACCTGCTGCCAGTTCTGAATGGATAACACGGATAAACCTTTAACGGTCAAGTGTCCGCAGTGCAAACGTCCCGTGCCATGGACTCAAGAACAGCTCTTCAAGCCTTTCTGCAGCGAGCGCTGCAAGCTGATAGATTTAGGTGAATGGGCCGCCGAGGAAAAAAGGATTCCCGGGGAGCCTGTATATGATGAGAACGAACTCGAAGATACTTTTTACCATTGATTTTTGGTAACTACTCGCCCGCTTTGAATTATAGGCGTAGGTGCTTGATTTCAAAGGACGCATGAAATCATCCCTGTTGCAGAAGCCTTTTCAATCAAGCATCTACCCCTCAAAGCCACATAAACGTTCAAACTGGGAATTGCTGTTTTTTTAACTTTTCAGCTTAAAAAGGTACGGATGCCTGATATGCCTTGCCCGCCCATTTTCCTGGCTTCGTCTAACGATTCCCTGGATACTCCACCCAACGCATAAACCGGTATATTAATCGGATTAACCCATTCGTGAAATTTCTGCCAGCCCAGCGAGGGCGTCATGGGATGAGTGGGTGTCGGTAACACAGGGGCAAGGACAGCGAAATCAAGCCCCAGTTTTTGTGCCTGTAATAACTCGACAGGGTTATGACAGGATGCGGCAATCCAACCTTTGAAGGGCGGTTTTTGGGTTAATGCCATTAAATGACGACTGGTCAGATGCACCCCGTCCGCATCCAGTTTTTCAAAGCCTTCGACACCGGAGTTAACGAGTAAACGGGCACCTTTTGCACGGCACAAAGGTTGCGCGTGAACGAAAAATTCGGCGGCTTGTTGCAATGTAAACGATTTTAACCGGGCTTGGATCAAAGTAACCCCTTGTCCCAGTAAGTTATCAAGGCGAGTGAGCAATGACTGCTCATCTTCATCATCAAGAATCGCATAATAGGGCGGTAACCTGACCGCTGAAATAATGGGTTTATTGGCTTCAGGAAAAGCAAAGTCAATCAATTTGTCCGGTAAAACCCATTGGATCGGCTGGCCTTCGCGGCCATGCGCTATGCCACTAAATTTTTCGACCCACCAGACATCCAGATTGACACTTAAGTCTGTGTAGTCATGATGGATGTTGATCAGCGGTGACGCTTTCTCTACCTGAATGGCTAATTCTTCATATAGCTCGCGTTCCAGGGCTTGTTCAACGCTTTCGCCCGCTTCAACTTTTCCGCCCGGAAACTCCCATAAATCGCCTTGATGAACCGTTGACGGACGTAAAGAAATAAGTACTTCGCCAAGCGCATTCTTTATTACGCCTACGGCAACATGCAAAGCAGCTTTCATGTGTGATTACCAAGCCATGGTTTTGAGTCCAGTCTTATTAACATCACGTTCTGTATTCAGCGTTAATTTTTACATAATCGTAGGAAAAATCGCAGGTCAGAATTTCTTGCCTAGCTTGGCCGCGCCCTAATGAGACCGTAACCGTTATTTCCTCCTGATTCATGACGTGTTGTCCGGCAGCTTCCGTGTAACCAGCTGCGCGTTCACCGGCTTTGACTATGCAAACATCACCCAGATAGATATCGACAGCTTCCAGTACCATATTGTCAATGCCTGACCTGCCGACCGCAGCAAGAATGCGCCCCCAGTTCGGGTCGCTGGCGAAAAACGCGGTTTTGACCAGTGGCGAATGCGCAATGGTTTTGCCGACTCTGGCGGCTTCCTCGTCACTGGCGGCAGTATTCACAACGATGCGCATGAGTTTGGTTGCGCCTTCACCATCTCGCACAATAGCCTCCGCCAGTTGTTTGCAGAGTGCCAAAACGGCTTGCGAAAATACTGCATAGGCTGGCGTGTCAGCTCGCAGTGCTGGCACCTCTGAGCCGCCGCTGGCCATCAGAACACAGGCGTCGTTGGTGGAGGTGTCACCATCGACAGTAATGCGGTTAAATGATTGCTCAACAGCCGCAGTCAAGCATGCCTGCAATAACGGTTGGGCAATTTTGGCGTCGGTTGCGATAAATGCCAGCATTGTTGCCATGTTCGGCTGAATCATGCCCGCACCTTTGGATATCCCCGTTATCGTGATGGTTTTGCCTCCAATGTCAATAATTTGCGAGGCTCCTTTGGCAAAGGTGTCGGTGGTCATGATGGCGCGAGCGGCTTTTTCCCAATGATCAATGGCCAGATCTCTGACTGCGTTTGGTAAAGCGGCCTGAATTTTATCGACACGTAAGGGTTCGCCGATGACGCCGGTTGAAAACGGCAGGACTTGATCGGCATCGCCATTGACTAATTCGGACAATCCGGCGCAGCTTGACAGAGCGTTTTCCATGCCCGATGCACCGGTTCCGGCATTGGCATTGCCGGAATTGATCAGCAGCCAGCGAGGACTTTTTGACAAATGCGCTCTGGCGACATGGACCGGCGCCGCGCAAAACGCATTTTGTGTAAATACTGCCGCGCAAGTTGAATCCGGAGCCATTTCGACGACCAATAAATCATCGCGTAAGGTTTGTTTAATGCCGGCACACGTTGTACCTAAGGTAATACCGGCTACCGGATGCATGGGTGGAAACGGCAAAGCGCCAACTGCCATAGGATGACCTCTTATTGTATTTGAATGATTTTTGGCGAAAAACCGCTAGCTTATTGATTTAAGCTTGTTTATGCAACCCAGTTTGAGGATTGAGACAGCTAGAATTGTTATCAAGGAGAGTTAATGAAGCGGATTTTTAATACGACAAAAGATGCGGTGTAACCGATATAAACTCTAACACAGAGGTCAAATAATTCAGGGCCACTGACTTTTACCTAATGCCATTAAGTTAAGCCTATTTTGTAGGAGCGGTCCATGCCCGCGATTGAACCCCATTCGGTCGCAGGCATGGCCGGCTCCTACAATACAGCCTATCGATTTATTGCGATGGCCTTATCTTAAAAGCATTGGTCTATTGGGTGGCAGCCAGCTCTTTCGGCCCATTGACATCTTCCGGATCGCCTTCATAAGGGGTCGCATATTTACAGTCTTTTTGCGGACACACTTTTTCAACGCCGCGCCGTTTGGTCGATTTTACGGTAAGAATAGGCCATTGGCAGGACGGGCATTCTTCCTTGATAGGCGCATCCCACAACGCATAGTTACATTTGGGATACTCGGAGCAGGAGTAAAATATTTTGCCGAACCGCGATTTACGCTTGAGAATAGTGCCCGCTTTGCATTGAGGGCAGGTAACGCCTGTATCCAGCGGTTTTTCCAGCGGCTCTATGTGCTTACATTTGGGATAAGCGCTGCAGCCGATGAACTTACCGTATTTACCGGCTTTGATGACCAAAGGCGAGTCGCATTTCGGGCACGTTCTTCCTTCTACGACTTCAGGCGCATCGGCGCTGCTGCCGTCTTCATTTAAATTCCGGGTGTAAGAACATTCCGGATAATTGTTGCAGCCGATGAAACGGCCGTTGCGGCCCAATCGAATCGATAGTTGACTGCCGCATTCGGGACATTTTTCATCAATCGCTTCATGCGTCACATCCTTGCGTTGAACACTTTCATCTTTTTCATGGATGAGCGTGTTGAAGGGGTTCCAAAATGCATGCATTAACGGAATCCACTCTTTTTCTCCGCGCGAAACAGCATCTAACTCATCTTCAAGGTTGGCCGTAAAATCGTAATCGACGTATTTGGTGAAGTGTTCGGTCAGGAATTTATTGACGATTCGTCCCACGTCAGTAGGATAAAACCGCTTGCTTTCCAGTGTGACATATTCACGATTTTGCAAAGTCGAAATGATCGATGCATAGGTAGAAGGCCTACCTATCCCGTGTTCTTCCAATGTTTTTACCAGGCTGGCCTCGCTGTAGCGGGGCGGCGGCTCGGTAAAATGTTGCCCGGCCAGGATGTCATTAAGCGGGACGGGACGTCCTTGTTCTAAAGCCGGTAAAAAGTTTTCTTTGTCATCGCCTTCCTGGGTATCGTCAATGCCCTCGAGATAAACGGCCATAAAACCCGGTTTGGCTATGGTTGATCCGGTCGCACGGAACAAATGTTGCTGCTCTTCACCGCAGCAAAAATCAATCGCCACCATGTCTATCGTGGCGTGAATCATCTGGCAGGCGATAGTGCGTTTCCAAATGAGATCATACAGTTTGAATTGTTCAGCGCTCAGGTATTTCTGCACATCGGCGGGCTGGTGCCTGATGGAAGTCGGTCTTATGGCTTCATGTGCTTCCTGGGCATTTTTTGACTTGGTCTTGAATAACCGGGCTTCTTTGGGTACGTTGATTGCGCCGTATTTTTCGGCAATCAATTCCCTGATTTCCAGCACCGCGTCAACCGACAAATTAACCGAATCGGTACGCATATAGGTAATCAATCCTGCGGTTTCACCCCCCAGGTCAATCCCTTCGTACAGTTGTTGGGCTACCATCATGGTGCGTTTGGTGGTAAAGCCCAGTTTGCGCGCTGCTTCCTGTTGCAAGGTCGACGTGATAAAAGGGGGTGCCGGATTGCGACTTCGTTGTTTTTTCTCAACTTTGACAACATGCAGCTTGCCGTCTGCAGCATCCAGCAAGGTTTGTTTGACCTGGCTGGCGTGCTCTTCAGTTTCAAAGCTGAACTGGTTGAGCTTTTCGCCATTGAAATGAGTCAATTTGGCTTTAAACGTTTGCTCCTGCGCTGTCAGTTCCGCATCTATACTCCAGTATTCCCGCGTTTTGAACGCTTCTATTTCCAGTTCCCGTTCGACAATCATTCGCAGGGCCGGACTTTGAACGCGTCCGGCGGACAGGCCGCGGCGAATCTTTTTCCAGAGTAAAGGGGATAATTTAAAACCCACAAGATAATCCAGAGCTCGTCGGGCCTGCTGGGCATTGATTAAATTGATCGAAAGTTCGGTCGGGTTGGCGATGGCTTCAGTCACCGCTTTCTTCGTGATTTCGTGAAAAATAACCCGGTGTACCGGCTTGTTTTTAAGCAGTTTTTTATCTTTCAACAATTCGTAAAGATGCCAGGAAATCGCTTCGCCTTCTCTATCAGGGTCAGTCGCGAGATAGAGGGTTTGAGCTTCTTTGATAGCTTTGCTAATGGCCTGCACATGGCGCTGGTTGCGATCAATGATTTCATATTTCATCGCAAAGTCATGTTCCGGATCTACAGCTCCCTCTTTAGGGATCAGATCCCTGACATGACCATAGGAGGCCAAAACATGAAAGTCTTTGCCCAGATATTTTTCAATCGTTTTAGCTTTTGCAGGGGATTCTACAATGACGAGGTTGTTACTCATTAGGTCTTTAATTCGAGGCCGGTTTAATGCAAGTAAGCAGGAATCTGATCGTAAACAATATCTTCCATTCGCGAAAAAGCAATTTCTTCATCGGGCTGACTTAACAATACCATCAAGACGATCCATTTCAGTTTTTCCAGAGAAATCTCTTCGTTTTCCAGTGCGACTGCACGGTCTATAACGAGTTCACGGTTGGCAGGCGACAGAATGCCGTTATGTTCAATAAACATCAAAAAATTGCGGCATTCAAGATCCAGTCTTTCAAGTTCCTGACTCGAAAATATACGGAAGGCATGCGAGGCCGAAGGATTGATTTTGCCTTGCAAACTCAAGGATTCCAGCCAATCGAAAGCCTTGCTGACTTCGGTTTGATCAAATCCCGCTTCTTCAAGTTCGTTCTTGATCATCTCACTATCGGGCAGGATTTCAATCTCATCCTCCATATAGTTTTCAAACAGATACATCAAGACATCAAAAATATTTTCTTTCATAGTGGTATTAAATTATTTAATGCGGGTGTAACACCCGCCGGGCATCGATTCAATGTAGCCTTGAAGTTCCATAACCAGCAACATTGACGAAATGACTTCAACGGATTGGCCTGTGCTTTCTACCAGTTTATCAACAGAAGTGGGGCTAAACATGATCAGATTCAATAATGTTTGTTGCTCCAGGTCAAGCATTGATTGTGATAAAGACGGCGTTGATATGGCATCTTGTTGATTGTATTGACCTAATTCTTCAAGAATATCCTGAGACGTTTCAACAAGTTTTGCGCCTTCTCTGATCAGCGCAT comes from Methylicorpusculum oleiharenae and encodes:
- a CDS encoding DUF494 family protein, which gives rise to MKENIFDVLMYLFENYMEDEIEILPDSEMIKNELEEAGFDQTEVSKAFDWLESLSLQGKINPSASHAFRIFSSQELERLDLECRNFLMFIEHNGILSPANRELVIDRAVALENEEISLEKLKWIVLMVLLSQPDEEIAFSRMEDIVYDQIPAYLH